The following coding sequences are from one Catharus ustulatus isolate bCatUst1 chromosome 30, bCatUst1.pri.v2, whole genome shotgun sequence window:
- the PRPF3 gene encoding U4/U6 small nuclear ribonucleoprotein Prp3 gives MSLSKRELDELKPWIEKTVKRVLGFSEPTVVTAALNCVGKGMDKKKAADHLKPFLDDSTLRFVDKLFEAVEEGRSSRHSKSNSDRNRKRELKDVFGDDSEVSKESSGVKKRRIPRFEEVEDEPEVIPGPPSESPGMLTKLQIKQMMEAATRQIEERKKQLSFISPPTPQPKISSSSQSERLPIGNTIQPSQAATFMNDAIEKARKAAELQARIQAQLALKPGLIGNANMVGLANLHAMGIAPPKVELKDQTKPTPLILDEQGRTVDASGKEIELTHRMPTLKANIRAVKREQFKQQLKEKPSEDMESNTYFDPRVSITPAQRQKRTFKFHEKGKFEKIAQRLRTKAQLEKLQAEISQAARKTGIHTSTKLALITPKKELKEGEIPEIEWWDSYIIPNGLDLKGGTTSKKDEYFGITNLVEHPAQLNPPVDSDTPVTLGVYLTKKEQKKLRRQTRREAQKELQEKVRLGLMPPPEPKVRISNLMRVLGTEAVQDPTKVEAHVRAQMAKRQKAHEEANAARKLTAEQRKAKKVKKLKEDVSQGVHIAVYRVRNLSNPAKKFKIEANAGQLYLTGVVVLHKDVNVVVVEGGPKAQKKFKRLMLHRIKWDEQTSNTKGEDDDESDEESVKKTNKCSLVWEGTAKDRSFGEMKFKQCPTENMAREHFKKHSAEHYWDLALSESVLESTD, from the exons atgTCGCTGTCCAAGCGGGAGCTGGACGAGCTGAAGCCATGGATCGAGAAGACGGTGAAGCGCGTGCTGGGCTTCTCGGAGCCCACCGTGGTGACCGCGGCGCTCAACTGCGTCGGGAAGGGCATGGACAAGAAGAAAGCGGCCG acCACCTTAAACCTTTCCTGGACGATTCCACCCTGCGATTTGTGGACAAGCTCTTTGAGGCAGTGGAGGAAGGACGCAGCTCCCGGCACTCCAAATCCAACAGCGACCGTAACCGGAAACGGGAGCTAAAG GATGTGTTTGGTGATGACTctgaggtgtccaaggaatCCTCTGGTGTCAAGAAACGGCGCATCCCACGGTTTGAGGAGGTGGAGGATGAGCCTGAAGTCATTCCAGGCCCGCCGTCAGAGAGCCCGGGGATGCTGACTAAACTCCAG ATCAAACAGATGATGGAGGCAGCCACCCGACAGattgaagagaggaaaaagcagctgagTTTCATCAGTCCTCCCACACCACAG CCCAAAATTTCCTCTTCGTCCCAATCGGAACGGCTCCCCATCGGCAACACGATCCAGCCCTCGCAGGCAGCCACCTTCATGAACGACGCCATCGAGAAGGCCAGGAAGGCTGCGGAGCTGCAGGCCCGGATCCAGGCTCAGCTGGCCCTGAAACCCGGGCTCATCGGCAACGCCAACATGGTGGGGCTGGCCAACCTGCACGCCATGGGCATCGCGCCGCC GAAAGTGGAGCTGAAGGATCAGACCAAGCCGACGCCGCTGATCCTGGACGAGCAGGGCCGGACGGTGGACGCGAGCGGGAAGGAGATCGAGCTGACCCACCGCATGCCCACGCTCAAGGCCAACATCCGAGCAGTGAAGAGAGAGCAGttcaaacagcagctgaaggaaaagccCTCGGAAGACATGGAGTCCAACACGTACTTTGACCCCCGCGTCTCCATAACCCCGGCCCAGCGGCAGAAACGCACCTTTAAGTTccatgaaaaaggaaaatttgagaaaattgCCCAGAGGTTGCGAACAAAG GCTCAACTAGaaaagctgcaggcagagatCTCCCAGGCTGCCAGGAAAACTGGGATTCACACTTCCACCAAGTTAGCTCTGATCACCCCTAAGAAGGAGCTGAAGGAGGGGGAGATCCCGGAGATCGAGTGGTGGGACTCCTACATCATCCCCAACGGCCTGGATTT AAAAGGTGGGACGACCTCAAAGAAAGACGAGTACTTCGGGATCACGAACCTGGTGGAGCACCCGGCCCAGCTCAACCCCCCGG TGGACAGTGACACGCCGGTGACCCTGGGTGTGTATTTAACAAAGAAAGAGCAGAAGAAGTTACGGCGCCAGACGCGGCGAGAAGcccagaaggagctgcaggagaaggtCAGGCTGGGCCTGATGCCACCACCAGAGCCCAAAG TGAGGATTTCCAACCTGATGCGGGTGCTGGGCACAGAAGCTGTCCAGGACCCTACAAAGGTGGAAGCTCACGTCCGAGCACAGATGGCCAAGAGGCAGAA GGCTCATGAGGAAGCAAACGCAGCAAGGaagctcacagcagagcagcgGAAAGCCAAGAAGGTGAAAAAGCTCAAGGAAGATGTTTCCCAGGGAGTTCACATAGCTGTGTACAG GGTCCGAAACTTGAGCAATCcagcaaaaaaattcaaaatcgAGGCGAACGCCGGGCAGCTGTATCTCACGGGCGTGGTGGTTCTGCACAAAGATGTCAACGTGGTGGTGGTAGAAGGAG GCccaaaagcacagaagaaattcAAACGTCTTATGCTGCATCGAATAAAGTGGGACGAGCAGACGTCGAACACGAAGGGAGAGG ATGATGATGAGTCTGACGAGGAATCcgttaagaaaacaaacaaatgctcTCTGGTTTGGGAG GGCACGGCGAAGGACCGCAGCTTCGGCGAGATGAAGTTCAAGCAGTGTCCCACGGAGAACATGGCGCGCGAGCACTTCAAGAAGCACAGCGCCGAGCACTACTGGGACCTGGCGCTCAGCGAGTCCGTGCTCGAGTCCACGGActga
- the CIART gene encoding circadian-associated transcriptional repressor, translating into MEPPARACSCGSPASDSEVEAAGSPRSPPKPERSRKRPAGLDRAPPDSPPSPRGGKRPRKGEGGDVPPSDGDRLFAQKCRELRGFIRPLAELLEGLRRGRYDRGLSSFQQSVAMDRLQRIIGVLQKPEMGARYLGTLLQVEAMLRLWFPHVAPKPALDPAPAAAPPRRRPPAGPAGAPRCCRLPEELPPGDLPLASAAGTAGTVQQRGSPQCQAGTPESPPAPDV; encoded by the exons ATGGAGCCCCCTGCCCGCGCCTGCTCCTGCGGCTCCCCTGCCTCTGACAGCGAGGTCGAggctgccggctccccccggaGTCCCCCCAAACCTGAGCGCAGCCGCAAGCGCCCCGCGGGGCTGGACCGAGCCCCCCCCGATTCGCCGCCGTCgccccgcggggggaagcgcccgcggaaaggggaggggggggatGTCCCTCCCAGCGATGGAGATCGCCTCTTTGCCCAAAAG TGCCGAGAGCTCCGGGGCTTCATCCGGCCGCTGgcggagctgctggaggggctgcggcggggccgCTACGACAGAG ggctgagcagcttCCAACAGAGCGTGGCCATGGACCGGCTCCAGCGGATCATCGGGGTCCTGCAGAAGCCAGAAATGGG TGCCCGGTACCTGGGGACGCTGCTGCAGGTGGAGGCGATGCTGCGGCTCTGGTTCCCCCACGTCGCCCCCAAACCCGCGCTGGATCCAGCCCCTGCCGCAGctcccccgcgccgccgcccccccgccGGTCCCGCCGGGGCTCCCCGGTGCTGCCGCCTGCCCGAGGAGCTCCCCCCCGGGGACCTGCCCCTGGCCAGCGCCGCGGGGACGGCGGGCACGGTCCAGCAGCGGGGGTCCCCCCAGTGCCAGGCCGGGACCCCCGAGTCTCCCCCGGCGCCGGACGTGTGA
- the MRPS21 gene encoding 28S ribosomal protein S21, mitochondrial, whose translation MANHLRFVGRTVMVQNGNVEAAYGVLNRILAQDGVAEAVRRSRYYEKPCRARRRRAFEACRRVYSAEMARRIAFLARSSRQDPWLGC comes from the exons ATGGCGAACCACCTGCGCTTTGTGGGCCGCACTGTGATGGTGCAGAACGGAAACGTGGAGGCGGCGTACGGCGTCCTGAACAG GATTCTGGCGCAGGACGGCGTGGCCGAGGCCGTGCGGCGCTCCCGGTACTACGAGAAGCCGTgccgggcgcggcggcggcgcgcgtTCGAGGCGTGCCGGCGGGTGTACAGCGCCGAGATGGCGCGCAGGATCGCCTTCCTGGCGCGGAGCAGCCGGCAGGACCCGTGGCTGGGCTGCTGA
- the CA14 gene encoding carbonic anhydrase 14 isoform X2, producing MLSVLLLLGGLAPALPAAGPHWTYEGPHGQQHWHEEHPECGGRAQSPIDIGTARAQPDPTLPPLQLEGYERPESPRLTLANNGHTAVLALPPSLRLRGLSRTFAAVQLHFHWGRPGHATGAEHLLDGHRAPAEMHVVHFDAERFADASAAQQHPGGLAVLGVLLELGDDPHPAYDNILRHLGSIRYAGQTVAIPTFSIRELLPAHLDRYYRYNGSLTTPPCFQSVLWTLFPQPVRISRAQLEQLQGSLYSTEEAELEEPQLLVDNFRAPQELNMRVVFSSFPTEPEGYSTGEVIAIIFGAVAGCLGLFLALHFGAKRMRARRAQGQDVVFKASSRRSPMDTGHSR from the exons ATGCTGAgcgtgctgctgctcctggggggcCTGGCCCCCGCCCTGCCCGCTG CAGGTCCCCACTGGACGTACGAGG GCCCCCAcgggcagcagcactggcacgAGGAGCACCCCGAGTGTGGGGGCCGGGCACAGTCACCCATCGACATCGGCACAGCGCGGGCACAGCCGGACCCGACCCTGCCGCCGCTGCAGCTCGAGGGCTACGAGCGCCCCGAGAGCCCCCGGCTGACCCTCGCCAACAACGGCCACACCG ccGTGCTGGCGCTGCCGCCGTCCCTGCGGCTCCGGGGGCTGTCCCGCACCTTCGCTGCCGTGCAGCTCCACTTCCACTGGGGCCGGCCCGGCCACGCCACCGGAGCGGAGCACCTGCTGGACGGGCACCGCGCCCCCGCCGAG ATGCACGTGGTGCACTTTGACGCCGAGCGTTTCGCCGATGCCAGCGCGGCGCAGCAGCACCCCGGCGGGCTGGCCGTGCTCGGCGTCCTCCTGGAG CTGGGAGATGACCCCCACCCCGCCTACGACAACATCCTGAGGCATCTCGGCAGCATCCGCTACGCAg GGCAGACGGTGGCCATCCCCACCTTCAGCATccgggagctgctgcctgcgcACCTTGACCGCTATTACCGGTACAACGGGTCCCTGACCACCCCGCCCTGCTTCCAGAGCGTCCTCTGGACCCTCTTCCCGCAGCCCGTCCGCATCAGCCGGGCCCAG ctggagcagctccagggaagccTTTACTCCACGGAGGAGGCCGAGCTGgaggagccccagctcctggtggACAATTTCCGAGCCCCGCAGGAGCTGAACATGCGCGTGGTGTTCTCGTCCTTCCCCACGG AGCCGGAGGGATATTCCACAG GTGAGGTCATCGCCATCATCTTCGGCGCTGTCGCCGGCTGCCTTGGCCTCTTCCTCGCTCTGCACTTCGGGGCCAAGCGGATGCG CGCGAGGCGGGCGCAGGGACAGGACGTCGTGTTCAAGGCTTCCTCCCGCCGCTCCCCCATGGACACTGGACACTCCCGCTGA
- the CA14 gene encoding carbonic anhydrase 14 isoform X3 — protein MLSVLLLLGGLAPALPAGPHWTYEGPHGQQHWHEEHPECGGRAQSPIDIGTARAQPDPTLPPLQLEGYERPESPRLTLANNGHTAVLALPPSLRLRGLSRTFAAVQLHFHWGRPGHATGAEHLLDGHRAPAEMHVVHFDAERFADASAAQQHPGGLAVLGVLLELGDDPHPAYDNILRHLGSIRYAGQTVAIPTFSIRELLPAHLDRYYRYNGSLTTPPCFQSVLWTLFPQPVRISRAQLEQLQGSLYSTEEAELEEPQLLVDNFRAPQELNMRVVFSSFPTEPEGYSTGEVIAIIFGAVAGCLGLFLALHFGAKRMRSARRAQGQDVVFKASSRRSPMDTGHSR, from the exons ATGCTGAgcgtgctgctgctcctggggggcCTGGCCCCCGCCCTGCCCGCTG GTCCCCACTGGACGTACGAGG GCCCCCAcgggcagcagcactggcacgAGGAGCACCCCGAGTGTGGGGGCCGGGCACAGTCACCCATCGACATCGGCACAGCGCGGGCACAGCCGGACCCGACCCTGCCGCCGCTGCAGCTCGAGGGCTACGAGCGCCCCGAGAGCCCCCGGCTGACCCTCGCCAACAACGGCCACACCG ccGTGCTGGCGCTGCCGCCGTCCCTGCGGCTCCGGGGGCTGTCCCGCACCTTCGCTGCCGTGCAGCTCCACTTCCACTGGGGCCGGCCCGGCCACGCCACCGGAGCGGAGCACCTGCTGGACGGGCACCGCGCCCCCGCCGAG ATGCACGTGGTGCACTTTGACGCCGAGCGTTTCGCCGATGCCAGCGCGGCGCAGCAGCACCCCGGCGGGCTGGCCGTGCTCGGCGTCCTCCTGGAG CTGGGAGATGACCCCCACCCCGCCTACGACAACATCCTGAGGCATCTCGGCAGCATCCGCTACGCAg GGCAGACGGTGGCCATCCCCACCTTCAGCATccgggagctgctgcctgcgcACCTTGACCGCTATTACCGGTACAACGGGTCCCTGACCACCCCGCCCTGCTTCCAGAGCGTCCTCTGGACCCTCTTCCCGCAGCCCGTCCGCATCAGCCGGGCCCAG ctggagcagctccagggaagccTTTACTCCACGGAGGAGGCCGAGCTGgaggagccccagctcctggtggACAATTTCCGAGCCCCGCAGGAGCTGAACATGCGCGTGGTGTTCTCGTCCTTCCCCACGG AGCCGGAGGGATATTCCACAG GTGAGGTCATCGCCATCATCTTCGGCGCTGTCGCCGGCTGCCTTGGCCTCTTCCTCGCTCTGCACTTCGGGGCCAAGCGGATGCG CAGCGCGAGGCGGGCGCAGGGACAGGACGTCGTGTTCAAGGCTTCCTCCCGCCGCTCCCCCATGGACACTGGACACTCCCGCTGA
- the RPRD2 gene encoding regulation of nuclear pre-mRNA domain-containing protein 2 yields MAAGGGGGGRASSSSSSSAAAASSAAGALEASLDRKLQAVTNTMESIQGLSSWCLENKRHHSTIVYHWMKWLRRSAFPHRLNLFYLANDVIQNCKRKNAIVFRDTFAEVLPEAASLVKDPSVSKSIERIFKIWEDRNVYPEETILALKEALSTTFKTQKQLKESLNKPNKPWKKSQTSTNPKAALKSKIVAEFRPQSLIDELLLYKRSEDQIELKEKQLSTMRVDVCSTETLKCLKDKTGGKKFSKEFEEASSKLEEFVNGLDKQVKNGPSLTEALENAGIFYEAQYKEVKVVANAYKTFANRVSNLKKKLDQLKATLPDPEESPVPSPSMDAPSPTGSESPFQGMGEENSARSPAAGGRKMGSPEPATDNRDVEDMELSDVEDDTSKIIVEERKDKQAAPAPPPAKTESVPKAVPSAAAAATASGTVATPAPAPPTPPAPKVVSTAPVAPAPALALPNLANVDLAKISSILSSLTSVMKSTGVSPASRPSPGTPTSPTALTSGLKTPVLGAPSAPSNPLANILSKVEITPESILSALSKTQTQTAPALQGLSSLLQSVAGNTVQSGEAASQSTSASPANTTVPCMKGRNVPSNPQSFIAKSFGYSPNSTTAEVSSTSVNKAPVGHTPALSSSGFKPPTNSLGFSSSHPTSPSSLLPTETSLGQSSEISKAKLESEPPSPSLEMKIHNFLKGNPGFSGLNLNIPILSSLGSSMATESHTSDFQRGPTSTSMDNVDGTPVRDERSGTPTQDEMMDKPTSSNVDTISLLSKIMSPGSSTPSSTRSPLQGRDDGYSQEIPSSVHGYRPFGLGRESPASLYKPPADSREMPSSLMDSSQEKFYPDTSFQEDEDYRDFDYSGPPPSAMLNLEKKPVKSILKSSKLPDSAEYQPVLSSYGQRPQEFGVKPSFPPAMRSILDQSESCDALASSPGMFGSYGRRGKDSASDGSPSPSKNDVFFTPDSNHSALPKPGLPQKQYSDSPHALPHRSLFSPQNALASPASRAPAAGGDKPLASSISATSTIEFKNMLKNASRKPSEEKHFGQIPKSSSGEVGSLSGVVKGEPQPPEEHYRIETRVSSSCLDLPDSTEEKGAPIETLGYHNASSRGMSGEPIQTVESIRVLGKGSRGHGREGSRAGWFELSSGGSAFDNGPSGSSELPGMGGFPAPYKEHVPPFPESVNNFRTNNFSSAFEHHLPPPPPPPLAPPPLEHGGPFPRDPVGPPAVPPPAPAKDHGGLFPRDHSVPARMPSVDHANPFSKEPPAPLPLPHGVPPPPSVEHAGVPFPTPPPPPVPGEHAGVPFPAQPPPAGEHGGVPFPAPPPPLEHGAFPKEHGTMQGTLKEHFGGAQPRDALPRSRDPAGSLPREQLGAGRGLGPPAHRDPAGRGSVLLRTPRAEFRPREPFGRDPFQSLKRPRPPFGRGGAPFFTPKRPFFPPRY; encoded by the exons ATGGCGGCgggcggcggaggcggcggccgggcctcctcgtcctcctcctcctcggccgccgccgcctcgtCCGCGGCCGGCGCGCTGGAGGCCTCGCTCGACAGGAAGCTGCAGGCGGTGACCAACACGATGGAGTCGATCCAGGGCCTCTCCTCGTGGTGCCTGGAGAACAAGCGGCACCACAGCACCATCGTGTACCACTGGATGAAGTGGCTGCGCCGCT ctgcttttcctcatcGGCTGAACCTTTTTTACTTGGCCAATGATGTCATACAGAACTGCAAGAGGAAAAATGCCATTGTCTTTCGGGACACCTTTGCAGAGGTGCTTCCTGAGGCTGCTTCGTTAGTGAA GGATCCATCTGTTTCCAAATCCATCGAAAGAATCTTCAAAATCTGGGAGGACAGAAACGTGTACCCTGAGGAAACCATTTTGGCACTGAAAGAAGCACTGA GTACCACTTTCAAAACTCAGAAGCAGCTGAAAGAGTCTCTGAACAAACCGAATAAGCCGTGGAAGAAATCACAAA CCTCCACCAACCCAAAAGCTGCTCTCAAGTCCAAGATTGTTGCTGAATTCCGA ccccagtcCCTCATTGACGAGCTGCTGCTGTACAAGCGCTCAGAAGATCAGATAGAGCTGAAGGAGAAGCAGCTTTCCACCATGAGGGTGGATGTCTGCAGCACTGAGACACTCAAGTGCttgaaag ATAAAACAGGAGGGAAGAAGTTCTCCAAGGAGTTTGAAGAAGCAAGCTCAAAGCTGGAGGAGTTTGTCAATGGCTTGGACAAGCAGGTGAAGAACGGCCCCTCGCTCACCGAGGCGCTGGAGAACGCCGGCATCTTCTACGAGGCACAGTACAAAGAAGTCAAGGTGGTGGCAAAT GCCTATAAAACATTTGCTAACCGAGTGAGCAATCTGAAGAAGAAGCTGGACCAGCTGAAGGCAACCCTTCCGGATCCCGAGGAGTCTCCAGTCCCTTCTCCCAGCATGGACGCTCCGTCTCCCACGGGCTCCGAGTCCCCTTTCCAGGGCATGGGGGAGGAGAACAGCGCCCGGTCCCCAGCAGCCGGGGGCCGCAAGATGGGCTCTCCAGAGCCTGCCACAGATAACCGGGACGTGGAGGACATGGAGCTCTCCGATGTGGAGGATGATACGTCCAAAATCATCG tggaggagaggaaggacaAGCAGGCtgctccggccccgccgcccgccaAGACCGAGAGTGTCCCCAAAGCGGTGCCATCGGCGGCCGCGGCTGCCACGGCCTCGGGGACGGTGGCCacgccagccccagcccctccaacACCCCCGGCTCCAAAGGTGGTGAGCACAGCTCCCGttgctccagcaccagcacttgCCTTACCCAACCTGGCCAACGTGGACCTGGCCAAGATCAGCTCCATCCTGAGCAGTTTGACGTCGGTGATGAAGAGCACAG gtgtGAGCCCCGCCTCGAGACCTTCGCCAGGGACCCCCACCAGCCCCACGGCTCTCACCAGCGGCCTGAAGACTCCTGTCCTGGGAGCCCCGTCTGCTCCTTCGAATCCGTTAGCAAACATTCTCTCCAAGGTGGAGATAACTCCGGAAAGCATTTTGTCGGCTCTCTCCAAAACGCAGACTCAGACAGCGCCAGCCCTGCAAG GGCTgtcatccctgctgcagagcgTGGCTGGAAACACCGTTCAGTCGGGAGAAGCTGCCTCGCAGAGCACCTCGGCCTCGCCGGCCAACACGACCGTGCCGTGCATGAAGGGCAGGAATGTTCCCTCCAACCCGCAGTCCTTCATAGCCAAAAGTTTTGGTTACTCTCCCAACTCAACCACCGCAGAGGTTTCCTCCACTTCGGTCAATAAGGCTCCTGTTGGACATACCCCAGCATTGTCAAGCTCTGGTTTTAAGCCACCAACTAACTCCCTGGGATTTTCCAGTTCCCACCCTACCAGTCCTTCCTCCCTTTTGCCAACAGAAACCTCACTGGGTCAGTCCTCCGAAATTTCAAAAGCCAAGCTGGAATCAGAGCCCCCTTCTCCCAGCTTGGAGATGAAGATACACAATTTCCTGAAGGGAAACCCTGGCTTCAGCGGCCTGAACTTGAATATTCCCATACTCAGCAGCTTGGGGTCCAGCATGGCAACGGAGAGTCACACCTCTGACTTCCAGCGTGGTCCCACCAGCACTTCCATGGACAATGTGGACGGGACCCCGGTGCGCGACGAGCGCAGCGGGACGCCCACCCAGGACGAGATGATGGACAAGCCAACGTCGAGCAACGTCGACACCATCTCCCTGCTGTCGAAAATCATGAGCCCCGGTTCTTCGACTCCCAGCAGCACGAGGTCGCCTCTGCAGGGCCGGGATGATGGATATTCCCAAGAAATTCCCAGCTCCGTGCACGGCTACCGGCCCTTTGGGCTCGGCAGAGAGTCCCCAGCCAGCCTGTACAAGCCGCCTGCGGACAGCAGGGAGATGCCCTCCTCCCTGATGGACTCCTCCCAGGAGAAGTTTTACCCAGATACATCTTTCCAAGAAGACGAGGATTACCGCGACTTCGACTACTCCGGGCCGCCGCCCTCGGCCATGCTGAACCTGGAGAAGAAGCCGGTCAAGTCTATCCTGAAATCGAGTAAACTCCCCGATTCTGCCGAGTACCAGCCCGTGCTGTCCAGCTACGGTCAGCGGCCGCAGGAGTTCGGCGTGAAGCCCTCCTTCCCGCCGGCCATGAGGTCCATCCTGGATCAGAGCGAGAGCTGCGACGCGCTGGCCTCGTCCCCGGGGATGTTTGGGAGCTACGGCCGCCGGGGGAAGGACTCGGCCTCGGACGGGTCCCCGTCGCCCAGCAAGAACGACGTGTTCTTCACGCCGGACTCCAACCACAGCGCCCTGCCCAAGCCCGGCCTCCCGCAGAAGCAATACTCGGACTCGCCCCACGCGCTTCCCCACCGCTCGCTCTTCTCTCCCCAGAACGCCCTGGCCAGCCCCGCCAGCCGTGCgcccgcggcgggcggggacaaacCCCTGGCGTCCTCCATCTCCGCCACCTCCACCATCGAGTTCAAGAACATGCTCAAAAACGCCTCCCGGAAGCCCTCCGAGGAGAAGCATTTTGGGCAGATCCCCAAAAGCAGCTCCGGCGAGGTGGGGAGCTTGTCCGGGGTGGTGAAGGGCGAGCCGCAGCCGCCCGAGGAGCACTACCGCATCGAGACCCGcgtctcctcctcctgcctggacCTGCCCGACAGCACCGAGGAGAAGGGGGCCCCCATCGAGACGCTGGGCTACCACAACGCCTCGAGCCGGGGCATGTCGGGGGAGCCCATCCAGACCGTGGAGTCCATCCGCGTGCTGGGCAAGGGCAGCCGGGGCCACGGGCGAGAGGGGAGCCGGGCGGGCTGGTTCGAGCtgagcagcggcggcagcgccttCGACAACGGCCCCTCGGGCTCCTCGGAGCTGCCCGGCATGGGCGGCTTCCCCGCGCCCTACAAGGAGCACGTGCCGCCCTTCCCGGAGAGCGTCAACAACTTCCGAACGAACAACTTCAGCTCCGCCTTCGAGCACcacctgccgccgccgccgccgccgcccctgGCGCCGCCGCCCCTGGAGCACGGCGGCCCCTTCCCGCGGGACCCGGTGGGGCCGCCCGCCgtgcccccgcccgcccccgccaAGGACCACGGCGGCCTCTTCCCGCGGGACCACTCGGTCCCCGCCCGCATGCCGTCGGTGGATCACGCCAACCCCTTCTCCAAGGAACCGCCCGCGCCGCTCCCGCTGCCCCACGGCGTGCCGCCGCCCCCCTCGGTGGAGCACGCAGGGGTCCCGTTCCCCacgcccccgccgcccccggtGCCCGGGGAGCACGCCGGGGTCCCGTTCCCCGCGCAGCCGCCGCCGGCGGGGGAGCACGGCGGGGTCCCGttccccg
- the CA14 gene encoding carbonic anhydrase 14 isoform X1, whose translation MLSVLLLLGGLAPALPAAGPHWTYEGPHGQQHWHEEHPECGGRAQSPIDIGTARAQPDPTLPPLQLEGYERPESPRLTLANNGHTAVLALPPSLRLRGLSRTFAAVQLHFHWGRPGHATGAEHLLDGHRAPAEMHVVHFDAERFADASAAQQHPGGLAVLGVLLELGDDPHPAYDNILRHLGSIRYAGQTVAIPTFSIRELLPAHLDRYYRYNGSLTTPPCFQSVLWTLFPQPVRISRAQLEQLQGSLYSTEEAELEEPQLLVDNFRAPQELNMRVVFSSFPTEPEGYSTGEVIAIIFGAVAGCLGLFLALHFGAKRMRSARRAQGQDVVFKASSRRSPMDTGHSR comes from the exons ATGCTGAgcgtgctgctgctcctggggggcCTGGCCCCCGCCCTGCCCGCTG CAGGTCCCCACTGGACGTACGAGG GCCCCCAcgggcagcagcactggcacgAGGAGCACCCCGAGTGTGGGGGCCGGGCACAGTCACCCATCGACATCGGCACAGCGCGGGCACAGCCGGACCCGACCCTGCCGCCGCTGCAGCTCGAGGGCTACGAGCGCCCCGAGAGCCCCCGGCTGACCCTCGCCAACAACGGCCACACCG ccGTGCTGGCGCTGCCGCCGTCCCTGCGGCTCCGGGGGCTGTCCCGCACCTTCGCTGCCGTGCAGCTCCACTTCCACTGGGGCCGGCCCGGCCACGCCACCGGAGCGGAGCACCTGCTGGACGGGCACCGCGCCCCCGCCGAG ATGCACGTGGTGCACTTTGACGCCGAGCGTTTCGCCGATGCCAGCGCGGCGCAGCAGCACCCCGGCGGGCTGGCCGTGCTCGGCGTCCTCCTGGAG CTGGGAGATGACCCCCACCCCGCCTACGACAACATCCTGAGGCATCTCGGCAGCATCCGCTACGCAg GGCAGACGGTGGCCATCCCCACCTTCAGCATccgggagctgctgcctgcgcACCTTGACCGCTATTACCGGTACAACGGGTCCCTGACCACCCCGCCCTGCTTCCAGAGCGTCCTCTGGACCCTCTTCCCGCAGCCCGTCCGCATCAGCCGGGCCCAG ctggagcagctccagggaagccTTTACTCCACGGAGGAGGCCGAGCTGgaggagccccagctcctggtggACAATTTCCGAGCCCCGCAGGAGCTGAACATGCGCGTGGTGTTCTCGTCCTTCCCCACGG AGCCGGAGGGATATTCCACAG GTGAGGTCATCGCCATCATCTTCGGCGCTGTCGCCGGCTGCCTTGGCCTCTTCCTCGCTCTGCACTTCGGGGCCAAGCGGATGCG CAGCGCGAGGCGGGCGCAGGGACAGGACGTCGTGTTCAAGGCTTCCTCCCGCCGCTCCCCCATGGACACTGGACACTCCCGCTGA